A stretch of the Polyangiaceae bacterium genome encodes the following:
- a CDS encoding gamma-glutamylcyclotransferase — protein sequence MASRVVRTRRRVNPSRAEAARLPGYRLVFEDRGIPLLEPAFASIREESSSEVWGVLYHFTADEFACLDRFEGPNYRLIEVEVEGRESGVQDAFAYVACRVIQGKRPSRRYLELLREGAVEHDLPASYVAELESHPAAWAPPGAAYALNFVVSSVEWVRSHSPATQEARRNRRRGFPDGD from the coding sequence ATGGCTAGCCGCGTGGTGCGCACGCGACGGCGTGTGAACCCATCGCGCGCCGAGGCCGCTCGTCTGCCGGGCTACCGCTTGGTGTTCGAGGACCGGGGTATCCCGCTGCTGGAGCCCGCCTTCGCGAGCATCCGCGAGGAATCATCGTCCGAGGTCTGGGGCGTGCTCTACCACTTCACCGCGGACGAGTTCGCCTGCCTGGACCGCTTCGAGGGGCCGAACTACCGCCTGATCGAGGTGGAGGTCGAGGGCCGTGAGAGCGGCGTCCAAGACGCCTTTGCGTATGTGGCTTGTCGGGTGATCCAGGGCAAGCGGCCTTCCCGCCGCTACTTGGAGTTGTTGCGGGAGGGCGCGGTGGAACACGACCTCCCAGCGAGCTACGTCGCCGAGCTCGAGTCCCATCCGGCGGCGTGGGCGCCTCCTGGCGCCGCCTACGCGTTGAACTTCGTGGTCAGCTCGGTGGAGTGGGTTCGCAGCCACTCTCCCGCCACCCAGGAAGCCCGCCGTAACCGGAGACGTGGTTTTCCTGACGGGGACTAG
- a CDS encoding serine hydroxymethyltransferase, giving the protein MARRTLNDPPLTQADPEIAALIAAEERREVDKFRLIASENYVSRAVLDATGSILTNKYSEGYAGKRYYEGQQLIDQIEELAISRVKQLFGAEHVNVQPYSGSPANLAVYLAFCKPGDPVLGLGLPAGGHLTHGWNVSITGKYFSSVGYGVRREDQRIDFDEVVKLAREHKPKILWCGTTAYPRTLDFARFREIADEVGAVLCADIAHISGLVAGGAHPSPVGIADVVTTTTHKTLRGPRGGMILCKAEHAKAIDRAVFPGLQGGPHNHTTAGIAVAAGEALRPEFKDYAHAVVENAKALAEGLKGRGFDLVTGGTDNHLILVDLTSKRVPGKVAAQALDRAGIVANYNSVPFDPRKPFDPSGLRIGTPSITTRGMGVEEMKKLAEWMDRVVAAPEDSAAVEAVAAEVKELCADFPPPGIPVN; this is encoded by the coding sequence ATGGCTAGGCGTACGTTGAACGATCCCCCGCTCACCCAAGCTGATCCCGAGATCGCCGCGCTAATTGCGGCGGAAGAACGACGCGAAGTCGACAAGTTCCGACTCATCGCGAGCGAGAACTACGTCTCCCGCGCGGTGCTCGATGCGACGGGCAGCATCCTCACCAACAAGTATTCGGAGGGCTACGCCGGCAAGCGCTACTACGAGGGGCAGCAACTGATCGACCAGATCGAGGAGCTCGCCATCTCGCGCGTGAAGCAGCTCTTCGGTGCCGAGCACGTCAACGTGCAGCCCTACAGCGGCAGTCCCGCGAACCTCGCGGTGTACCTCGCATTCTGCAAGCCAGGAGATCCAGTGCTCGGTCTCGGGCTCCCAGCCGGTGGCCACCTGACCCACGGTTGGAACGTGAGCATCACCGGAAAGTACTTCAGCAGCGTTGGCTATGGCGTGCGGCGTGAGGACCAACGCATCGACTTCGACGAGGTGGTGAAGCTCGCGCGCGAGCACAAGCCGAAGATCCTCTGGTGTGGGACCACCGCCTATCCGCGCACGTTGGACTTCGCGCGCTTCCGGGAGATCGCCGATGAAGTGGGCGCAGTCTTGTGCGCCGACATCGCGCACATCTCAGGACTCGTCGCCGGCGGCGCTCACCCGAGCCCAGTCGGGATTGCCGATGTCGTGACCACCACCACACACAAGACCCTGCGCGGGCCGCGTGGCGGCATGATTCTGTGCAAGGCCGAGCACGCCAAGGCCATCGATCGCGCGGTGTTCCCGGGGCTACAAGGCGGCCCTCACAACCACACGACTGCTGGTATTGCCGTTGCCGCAGGGGAAGCGTTGCGCCCGGAGTTCAAGGACTACGCCCACGCGGTGGTTGAGAACGCGAAGGCCCTAGCCGAAGGCCTGAAGGGCCGCGGCTTCGATCTGGTCACTGGCGGAACGGACAACCACCTGATCCTCGTCGACCTCACGAGCAAGCGAGTACCGGGCAAGGTCGCGGCGCAGGCGCTGGATCGTGCGGGCATCGTGGCGAACTACAACTCGGTTCCTTTCGATCCTCGGAAGCCGTTCGATCCCTCCGGTCTGCGCATCGGCACGCCTTCAATCACTACGCGTGGTATGGGTGTTGAGGAGATGAAGAAGCTCGCCGAGTGGATGGACCGCGTCGTCGCGGCACCGGAGGACAGCGCCGCCGTGGAGGCGGTTGCGGCAGAGGTCAAAGAACTTTGCGCCGACTTCCCGCCCCCGGGGATCCCAGTCAACTAG
- a CDS encoding serine/threonine protein kinase, which translates to MKGLAPGEVLLDRFRVVETLGRGAMGVAYRVDDLQTGEARVVKVMAKSARDNPRGVQRFEREASLGKSLDHPGIVAALESGELPDGGRYLVMDYAPGEDLGEWLEAHPDLPNEQRLALCVQLLSAAASAHAVGVVHRDLKPDNIRVSNNADGPCLRILDFGISKNVALVASHTEAGLGTPMWTAPEQGADGYVPTKRDDVWALGLLAFYILSGKIYWRSVARRQSAAGVALELIRSEIEPASSRAIELEGNTLGAGFDSWFARCVNRDPAQRFADAGSALEALMDNEVEPRTESTTASESAPVAVDQDRPRKVGLPSPLVVALLVGSAGLMAYAIFWLISRTR; encoded by the coding sequence GTGAAGGGACTCGCGCCAGGAGAAGTGTTGCTCGACCGCTTTCGTGTGGTCGAGACCCTGGGCCGCGGAGCCATGGGCGTCGCCTATCGAGTGGACGACCTGCAGACCGGAGAAGCGCGGGTGGTGAAGGTGATGGCCAAGAGCGCCAGGGACAACCCGCGGGGTGTGCAGCGTTTCGAGCGCGAAGCGTCGCTTGGAAAGTCCCTCGACCACCCGGGTATCGTGGCTGCGCTGGAGTCTGGAGAACTACCCGACGGTGGCCGCTACCTCGTCATGGACTACGCACCGGGTGAGGATCTCGGAGAGTGGCTCGAGGCGCATCCAGACCTCCCAAACGAGCAGCGCCTAGCACTCTGCGTGCAGTTGCTTTCCGCTGCGGCTTCCGCACACGCCGTGGGTGTCGTGCATCGCGATCTCAAGCCCGACAACATCCGGGTCAGCAACAACGCGGACGGCCCCTGCTTGAGGATCCTCGACTTTGGGATCAGCAAGAACGTCGCGCTGGTGGCAAGCCACACCGAGGCGGGTCTGGGGACGCCGATGTGGACAGCGCCGGAGCAAGGCGCTGACGGCTACGTGCCGACGAAGCGTGATGATGTGTGGGCGCTCGGGCTCCTGGCGTTCTACATCCTGAGCGGCAAGATCTACTGGCGAAGCGTCGCACGCCGACAATCTGCGGCGGGCGTGGCCCTGGAACTTATCCGCTCGGAAATAGAGCCTGCGAGCAGCCGCGCCATCGAGCTCGAGGGCAACACGCTGGGCGCAGGTTTCGACAGCTGGTTCGCGCGCTGCGTGAACCGCGATCCCGCGCAACGCTTTGCTGATGCAGGCTCAGCGCTAGAGGCACTCATGGACAACGAAGTAGAACCTCGCACAGAGAGCACCACGGCCTCGGAGTCGGCGCCTGTCGCCGTGGATCAGGATCGACCCCGCAAGGTCGGCCTACCCTCTCCGCTCGTGGTCGCTCTACTGGTGGGAAGTGCGGGACTGATGGCCTACGCGATCTTCTGGCTGATCAGTCGCACGCGTTGA